The nucleotide window TTTTACCTTCTGTATCAATAATTACAATAGCTCTTGAGTGTAAGTTTTTAAATGCACTATCAGATATGGTAACTTGATAATCTTTACCAAAAGAACCATCTTCAAAATCAGAAAGCATTTCTACATTCTCTATACCTTCAGCTCCACAAAAACGAGCTTGTGCAAAAGGTAAATCTCTAGAAATACAAAGCACAACAGTATTTTCTAATTCTGAGGCTTTTTTGTTAAATTCTCTTACAGATTGTGCACAAACGCCTGTATCTACACTAGGAAATATGTTTAGAATAATGTTTTTACCAGCATAATCTGCCAAAGATTTTTCTTTTAGCTCAACTGTTTTTAATTTAAAATCCAATGCTTTCTCACCAACCTTTGGTAAATTTCCTATTGTATTTATAGGATTTCCTCCTAATGTTATTCCTGCCATTTTTGTAAATTTAGTTTATTCAAAAGTAATTAATTTTATTGATACTATTATTTTAAAACTGTGAAGTTCTCCTTAAAAAAATGCATTTCTAATATGTATCTTCGCGAACTAAAA belongs to Polaribacter dokdonensis and includes:
- the tpx gene encoding thiol peroxidase, yielding MAGITLGGNPINTIGNLPKVGEKALDFKLKTVELKEKSLADYAGKNIILNIFPSVDTGVCAQSVREFNKKASELENTVVLCISRDLPFAQARFCGAEGIENVEMLSDFEDGSFGKDYQVTISDSAFKNLHSRAIVIIDTEGKIAYTEQVSEIGSEPNYTTALEAL